From the Alkalibacter rhizosphaerae genome, one window contains:
- a CDS encoding peptidylprolyl isomerase, which produces MKQNPIVTFELKNGGVIKAELYPEKAPNTVNNFLSLVNKGYYDGLIFHRVIRGFMIQGGCPNGTGMGGPGYGIKGEFSSNGFPNDLQHEKGVLSMARSMSPNSAGSQFFIMHENSPHLNGQYAAFGKVVEGQDVVDSIAESKTGRQDRPVEDVVLEKVTAETFGEEYPQPEIV; this is translated from the coding sequence ATGAAACAAAACCCGATCGTAACATTTGAATTGAAAAACGGAGGAGTCATCAAAGCAGAGCTTTATCCGGAGAAAGCACCAAACACGGTAAACAATTTTTTATCTTTGGTCAACAAAGGATATTATGACGGCCTGATCTTTCATCGAGTTATTCGAGGATTCATGATCCAGGGTGGTTGCCCCAATGGCACAGGCATGGGAGGACCCGGTTATGGAATCAAGGGGGAATTTTCTTCCAATGGGTTTCCCAACGACCTGCAACACGAAAAAGGTGTGTTGTCCATGGCCCGGTCCATGAGCCCAAATTCTGCCGGATCCCAATTTTTCATCATGCATGAAAATTCGCCTCACCTGAACGGACAATATGCTGCTTTTGGTAAAGTGGTGGAAGGACAGGATGTGGTGGATTCCATTGCAGAAAGCAAAACAGGAAGACAGGATCGACCAGTGGAGGACGTGGTCTTGGAGAAAGTGACTGCAGAAACCTTTGGAGAAGAATATCCGCAACCGGAAATCGTATAG
- a CDS encoding DegV family protein, giving the protein MTIKLITDSSCDLDRNLLNEENVEIIPIYVSHDGKDYKDGVDITPEEIYQGMRNGKVYKTAQVTVHDFETVFEKFASQGLDILHLSFSSGLSGTYGAAVLAADMVKEKYPNIRLEVVDTKASVNGLGLIVLDILAARREGADMDQLLELLEDRIRRIEHIFTVADLDYLFRGGRLSKGAAVVGNMLNIQPILRVDEEGKLQQMDKVRGRKKLFNRILAIMEEKADDLDKQTIALSHCDDEEEAQKLVEAIREKFGSTEFVVNMMGAAIGAHTGPGTICVFFYNSKK; this is encoded by the coding sequence ATGACGATCAAACTGATAACAGACAGTTCCTGCGACTTGGATCGAAACTTGCTAAATGAGGAAAATGTAGAAATCATACCCATATACGTCAGTCATGACGGTAAGGATTATAAAGACGGGGTGGATATCACTCCGGAAGAAATTTATCAGGGAATGCGCAATGGGAAAGTATACAAAACGGCACAGGTGACCGTTCATGATTTTGAGACTGTTTTCGAAAAGTTCGCATCCCAAGGGTTGGACATCCTGCATCTGAGTTTTTCTTCGGGGCTTTCTGGAACCTACGGAGCTGCTGTTCTGGCTGCTGATATGGTAAAAGAAAAATATCCCAACATTCGATTGGAAGTAGTGGATACGAAAGCGTCGGTAAATGGATTGGGATTGATCGTTTTGGATATATTGGCCGCCAGAAGAGAAGGGGCGGACATGGACCAATTGTTGGAGTTGTTGGAAGATCGGATCCGACGAATCGAACACATTTTCACCGTTGCCGATTTGGATTATCTGTTTCGCGGTGGTCGTTTAAGCAAAGGGGCGGCTGTTGTAGGGAACATGCTCAATATTCAGCCCATTTTGCGGGTGGACGAAGAAGGAAAGCTTCAACAGATGGATAAGGTACGGGGGAGAAAGAAGCTTTTTAACCGGATCCTTGCGATCATGGAGGAAAAGGCCGATGATTTGGACAAGCAGACCATTGCCTTGAGCCATTGCGACGACGAGGAAGAGGCACAAAAACTGGTGGAGGCCATTCGAGAAAAATTCGGTTCTACAGAATTTGTTGTCAATATGATGGGAGCTGCCATCGGAGCACATACGGGACCAGGCACCATCTGTGTGTTTTTCTATAATAGCAAAAAGTAA